From one Bradyrhizobium sp. Ash2021 genomic stretch:
- the argF gene encoding ornithine carbamoyltransferase, with product MSKAVRHFLDINELPLTELQNMLAASAAMKAKLKAHEKPEKPLEGKTLAMIFERPSTRTRVSFDVGMRQLGGEAIMLTGAEMQLGRGETIADTARVLSRYVDAIMIRILNHDALLELAAHATVPVINGLTRRSHPCQVMADLMTFEEHRGPIKGRTVAWTGDDNNVLASWAHAAERFKFNLNIATPPQLAPNKAMKDWIKATQAPIVLGNDPETAVRGADCVVTDTWVSMGDKDGEHRHNVLKPYQVNAKLMSLANKDALFMHCLPAHRGEEVTDEVIDGPQSVVFDEAENRLHAQKGILAWCFDAVA from the coding sequence ATGAGCAAGGCCGTCCGCCACTTCCTCGATATCAACGAGCTGCCGCTCACGGAGTTGCAGAACATGCTGGCCGCCAGCGCCGCCATGAAGGCGAAGCTGAAAGCGCATGAGAAGCCCGAGAAGCCGCTCGAAGGCAAGACGCTGGCGATGATCTTCGAACGGCCCTCGACACGGACGCGGGTATCGTTCGACGTCGGCATGCGCCAGCTCGGTGGTGAAGCGATCATGCTCACGGGTGCCGAAATGCAGCTCGGTCGCGGCGAGACCATCGCCGATACCGCGCGCGTGCTGTCGCGTTATGTCGATGCGATCATGATCCGCATCCTCAACCACGACGCGCTGCTGGAGCTCGCCGCGCACGCCACCGTGCCCGTGATCAACGGACTGACACGGCGCTCGCATCCCTGCCAGGTGATGGCGGACCTGATGACCTTCGAGGAGCATCGCGGGCCGATCAAGGGCCGCACCGTGGCCTGGACCGGCGACGACAACAACGTGCTCGCGTCATGGGCGCATGCGGCCGAGCGCTTCAAGTTCAATCTGAACATCGCTACCCCGCCGCAGCTTGCGCCGAACAAGGCAATGAAGGACTGGATCAAGGCAACGCAAGCCCCGATCGTGCTCGGCAACGATCCGGAAACCGCCGTGCGCGGCGCCGATTGCGTCGTCACCGACACCTGGGTGTCGATGGGCGACAAGGACGGCGAGCACCGCCACAATGTGCTGAAACCCTATCAGGTGAATGCAAAGCTGATGTCGCTGGCCAATAAGGACGCGCTGTTCATGCACTGCCTGCCCGCCCATCGCGGCGAGGAGGTCACCGACGAGGTGATCGACGGCCCGCAGTCGGTCGTGTTCGACGAGGCCGAAAACCGCCTGCATGCGCAAAAGGGCATTCTGGCCTGGTGCTTTGACGCGGTGGCGTAG
- the pstB gene encoding phosphate ABC transporter ATP-binding protein PstB, with protein MNDLSVSVSSASGSVPPVALPDAPAKVTARGLNFYYGEHHALKNINLALGTHRVTAFIGPSGCGKSTLLRIFNRMYDLYPGQRATGQLMLDQTNILDPKLDLNLLRARVGMVFQKPTPFPMTIYENIAFGIRLYEKISKSEMDGRVEKALRGGALWNEVKDKLNASGLSLSGGQQQRLCIARTVAVRPEVILFDEPCSALDPISTAKVEELIQELAEDYTIAIVTHNMQQAARVSDKTAFMYLGELIEFDDTNKIFTSPSDRRTQDYITGRFG; from the coding sequence ATGAACGATCTTTCTGTATCGGTGAGCAGCGCGAGCGGATCCGTTCCCCCGGTGGCGTTGCCGGACGCGCCGGCCAAGGTCACCGCGCGGGGCCTGAATTTTTACTACGGCGAGCACCACGCGCTGAAGAACATCAACCTTGCGCTCGGCACCCACCGCGTCACCGCCTTCATCGGGCCGTCCGGCTGCGGCAAATCGACCCTGCTGCGGATCTTCAACCGGATGTACGATCTCTATCCCGGCCAGCGTGCGACCGGTCAATTGATGCTCGACCAGACCAACATCCTCGACCCCAAGCTCGATCTCAACCTGCTGCGGGCCCGGGTCGGCATGGTGTTCCAGAAGCCGACGCCGTTTCCGATGACGATCTATGAGAACATCGCCTTCGGTATCCGCCTCTATGAGAAGATCTCCAAATCCGAGATGGACGGCCGGGTCGAAAAGGCGTTGCGTGGCGGCGCGCTGTGGAATGAGGTCAAGGACAAGCTGAACGCCTCGGGCCTATCGCTCTCCGGCGGCCAGCAGCAGCGGCTGTGCATCGCCCGCACCGTGGCGGTGCGGCCCGAGGTGATCCTGTTCGACGAGCCCTGCTCGGCGCTGGACCCGATCTCGACCGCCAAGGTGGAGGAATTGATCCAGGAACTGGCGGAGGACTACACCATCGCCATCGTTACCCATAATATGCAGCAGGCGGCGCGCGTCTCGGACAAGACCGCCTTCATGTACCTTGGTGAGTTGATCGAGTTCGACGACACCAACAAGATTTTCACCTCGCCGAGCGATCGACGCACCCAAGACTACATCACCGGCCGGTTCGGTTGA
- a CDS encoding GcrA family cell cycle regulator, with protein sequence MTVLTWSDDRVEQLKKLWESGLSASQIAAELGNVTRNAVIGKVHRLGLSGRAKSPSSAAPRQRKARPAQQMMRVSRPVSRGNTALAHAFDVEMEPDPVTYDNVVPMSQRLSLLELNEATCHWPIGDPSSNDFFFCGGKALASLPYCAHHSRVAYQPASDRRRPAPKPTR encoded by the coding sequence ATGACAGTATTGACCTGGTCCGACGATCGCGTCGAGCAACTGAAAAAACTTTGGGAGTCCGGCCTTTCGGCCAGCCAGATCGCCGCGGAACTCGGAAATGTGACGCGAAATGCGGTGATCGGCAAAGTGCACCGGCTGGGGCTTTCCGGCCGCGCCAAGAGCCCCTCCTCGGCCGCCCCGCGGCAGCGCAAGGCCCGCCCAGCCCAGCAGATGATGCGGGTTTCGCGGCCGGTGTCGCGCGGCAACACCGCGCTGGCCCATGCCTTTGACGTGGAGATGGAGCCCGATCCGGTCACCTACGACAATGTGGTGCCGATGAGCCAGCGGCTGTCGCTGCTCGAGCTCAACGAGGCCACCTGCCACTGGCCGATCGGCGATCCCTCGAGCAACGACTTCTTCTTCTGCGGCGGCAAGGCGCTCGCCAGCCTGCCCTATTGCGCGCACCACTCGCGCGTCGCCTATCAGCCGGCTTCCGATCGCCGCCGCCCGGCGCCGAAGCCGACCAGGTAA
- a CDS encoding aspartate aminotransferase family protein, which produces MTKSATSHLLPVFARVDLGFERGEGAWLIATNGERYLDFTSGVAVNALGHCHPHLVAALQEQATKLWHMSNLFKSPDGDKLAARLCEQSFADFVFFCNSGAEAMECAIKVARRYHAAKGHPERYRLVTFEGAFHGRTLGTLAATGSAKYLEGFGPPLDGFDQVPHGDLEAVKKAIGPNTAAILIEPVQGEGGVRTAPHAFFKALRQLCDDKGLLLVFDEVQTGMGRTGDLFAYKRLGVTPDVMSLAKALGGGFPIGACLATAEAASGMTPGSHGSTFGGNPLAVAAANAVLDVMLKPGFFDHVQKMSLLLKQKLASVVDRYPQVLSEVRGEGLLVGVKAVVPSGDLVNALRDQKLLTVGAGDNVVRFLAPLIVSESEIEESVASLERACMALSGGQLKKAAG; this is translated from the coding sequence ATGACCAAGAGCGCCACGTCGCATCTGCTTCCCGTCTTCGCCAGGGTCGATCTTGGCTTCGAGCGCGGCGAAGGCGCGTGGCTGATCGCAACCAATGGCGAGCGCTATCTCGACTTCACCTCCGGCGTCGCGGTGAATGCGCTCGGTCATTGCCATCCGCATCTGGTCGCGGCCCTGCAGGAGCAGGCGACGAAACTCTGGCACATGTCGAACCTGTTCAAATCGCCCGACGGCGACAAGCTCGCGGCGCGGCTGTGCGAGCAGAGCTTTGCGGATTTCGTGTTCTTCTGTAATTCCGGCGCCGAGGCGATGGAATGCGCGATCAAGGTCGCGCGCCGCTATCACGCCGCAAAGGGCCATCCCGAGCGCTACCGCCTCGTCACCTTCGAGGGCGCGTTCCACGGCCGCACGCTCGGCACGCTGGCTGCGACCGGCTCCGCCAAATATCTCGAAGGCTTTGGTCCGCCGCTGGACGGTTTCGACCAGGTCCCGCACGGCGATCTCGAAGCCGTGAAAAAGGCGATCGGCCCAAACACCGCGGCCATCCTGATCGAGCCGGTGCAGGGCGAGGGCGGTGTGCGCACCGCGCCGCACGCGTTCTTCAAGGCGCTGCGTCAGCTCTGCGACGACAAGGGCCTGCTGTTGGTGTTCGACGAGGTGCAGACCGGCATGGGCCGCACCGGCGATCTCTTCGCCTATAAGCGCCTCGGCGTCACGCCGGATGTGATGTCGCTGGCGAAGGCGCTCGGCGGCGGTTTTCCGATCGGCGCGTGCCTTGCGACTGCGGAAGCCGCGTCCGGCATGACGCCGGGCTCGCACGGCTCGACCTTCGGCGGCAATCCGCTGGCGGTCGCGGCCGCCAACGCGGTGCTCGACGTGATGCTGAAGCCCGGCTTCTTCGACCATGTGCAGAAGATGTCGCTGCTGTTGAAACAGAAGCTGGCCTCGGTGGTCGATCGCTATCCCCAAGTGCTGTCGGAAGTGCGTGGCGAAGGCCTTTTGGTCGGCGTCAAGGCCGTGGTGCCGTCGGGCGATCTCGTCAATGCGTTGCGCGACCAGAAGCTGCTGACCGTCGGCGCCGGCGACAATGTGGTGCGCTTCCTGGCGCCCCTGATCGTCTCCGAGTCCGAGATCGAGGAATCGGTTGCCAGCCTCGAGCGCGCCTGCATGGCGCTATCCGGCGGCCAGTTGAAGAAGGCGGCGGGGTGA
- the phoU gene encoding phosphate signaling complex protein PhoU produces MASEHTAKAFDSDLQELTRLVAEMGGLTERMITESVDALVRRDIALGKRVVAADAEIDNLQHMIEERAVLTIARRQPMAIDLREIVGAMRVATDLERIGDLAKNMGKRVAALENDFHPLKLIRGLEHMTDLVQSQVKSVLDAYAAHDLPAAMAVWKGDEEVDAICTSLFRELLTYMMEDPRNISFCIHLMFCAKNIERIGDHATNIAETVFYMIEGQQIMDKRPKGDMTTFATTVPGN; encoded by the coding sequence ATGGCTTCTGAACATACCGCCAAGGCGTTCGACAGCGATCTGCAGGAATTGACCCGGCTGGTCGCCGAGATGGGCGGCCTCACCGAACGCATGATCACCGAATCCGTCGATGCGCTGGTGCGCCGCGATATCGCGCTCGGCAAGCGCGTGGTCGCCGCCGATGCCGAAATCGACAATCTGCAGCACATGATCGAGGAGCGCGCGGTGCTGACGATCGCGCGGCGCCAGCCGATGGCGATCGATCTGCGCGAAATCGTCGGCGCGATGCGGGTGGCCACCGATCTGGAGCGGATCGGCGACCTCGCCAAGAACATGGGCAAGCGGGTCGCGGCGCTGGAGAACGATTTTCATCCGCTGAAACTGATCCGCGGCCTCGAGCACATGACCGACCTGGTGCAGTCGCAGGTCAAGTCGGTGCTCGATGCCTATGCGGCGCACGACCTGCCGGCGGCGATGGCGGTGTGGAAGGGCGACGAGGAAGTCGACGCCATCTGCACCTCGCTGTTCCGCGAGCTCCTGACCTACATGATGGAAGATCCGCGCAACATCTCGTTCTGTATTCACCTGATGTTCTGCGCCAAGAACATCGAACGGATCGGCGACCACGCCACCAATATCGCCGAAACCGTGTTCTACATGATCGAGGGCCAGCAGATCATGGACAAGCGTCCGAAGGGCGACATGACGACGTTCGCCACGACGGTACCCGGGAACTAG
- the phoB gene encoding phosphate regulon transcriptional regulator PhoB, producing the protein MSARILVVEDEEALTTLLRYNLDAEGYDVETVGRGDDADTRLKERVPDLIVLDWMLPGLSGIELCRRLRARPETKQLPIIMLTARGEESERVRGLATGADDYIVKPFSVPELLARVKGLLRRASPERLATVLTYGDIELDREKRRVARSGRPIDLGPTEYRLLEFFLEHPGRVFSREQLLDSVWGRDIYIDERTVDVHIGRLRKLLNPGREQDPIRTVRGAGYALDDRFAKVE; encoded by the coding sequence ATGAGCGCCCGCATTCTGGTGGTCGAAGACGAGGAAGCGCTGACGACGCTGCTGCGCTACAACCTCGATGCCGAAGGCTACGACGTCGAAACCGTCGGCCGTGGTGACGACGCCGACACACGGCTGAAGGAGCGCGTGCCCGATCTGATCGTGCTCGACTGGATGCTGCCGGGACTGTCCGGCATCGAGCTGTGCCGCCGCCTGCGCGCGCGGCCCGAGACCAAGCAGCTGCCGATCATCATGCTGACCGCGCGCGGTGAGGAAAGCGAGCGGGTGCGGGGGTTGGCGACCGGCGCCGACGATTACATCGTAAAACCCTTTTCGGTGCCGGAACTGCTGGCGCGTGTGAAAGGCCTGTTGCGGCGGGCGAGCCCGGAGCGGCTCGCCACCGTGCTGACCTATGGCGACATCGAACTCGATCGCGAGAAGCGCCGGGTCGCGCGCTCGGGCCGTCCGATCGATCTCGGCCCGACCGAGTATCGCCTGCTGGAGTTCTTCCTGGAGCATCCCGGCCGTGTCTTCAGCCGCGAGCAGCTGCTCGATAGCGTCTGGGGCCGCGACATCTATATCGACGAGCGCACCGTCGACGTGCATATCGGCCGCCTGCGCAAACTGCTCAACCCCGGCCGCGAGCAGGACCCGATCCGCACCGTCCGCGGCGCCGGCTACGCGCTGGACGATCGATTTGCGAAGGTGGAGTGA
- a CDS encoding Hsp33 family molecular chaperone produces the protein MDSQSDTKITAKAPIRAPSSVPVDDAVLPFEVDTLDLRGRLTRLGPALDDILTKHDYPPAVCKLLGEAIVLTTLLGSSLKFDGRFILQTQTDGPVSFLIVDFQAPDRLRAYARYDATRLKEGLSSGQLLGKGHLAMTIDQGPDMSRYQGLVALDGDSLEDAAHEYFLRSEQIPTRVRLAVGEEWRGGGDGPKHRWRAGGILLQFLPKAPERARQADLHPGNAPEGAATHEVKEDDAWVEGQSLIATVEDVELIDPDLSGERLLYRLFHERGVRVFAPLPLRAQCSCSRDAVSSMLKSFAPQDRADMVKDGKVVVTCEFCSSVYQFTPHEAGVE, from the coding sequence ATGGATTCACAATCAGACACCAAAATCACGGCCAAGGCGCCCATTCGGGCGCCTTCGTCGGTTCCCGTCGACGACGCAGTGCTGCCCTTCGAGGTCGATACACTCGATCTGCGTGGACGGCTGACCCGGCTTGGCCCCGCGCTCGACGACATCCTCACCAAGCACGATTATCCGCCGGCAGTATGCAAGCTGCTTGGCGAAGCGATCGTGCTGACGACATTGCTCGGCTCGTCGCTTAAATTCGATGGCCGCTTCATCCTGCAGACACAGACCGATGGGCCGGTGTCGTTTCTGATCGTGGATTTCCAGGCCCCGGATCGCCTGCGCGCCTATGCGCGCTACGACGCGACGCGGCTGAAGGAGGGGCTTAGTTCCGGCCAGCTGCTCGGCAAGGGCCATCTTGCCATGACCATCGATCAGGGTCCGGACATGAGCCGCTATCAGGGGCTGGTGGCGCTCGACGGCGACAGCCTCGAGGACGCCGCGCATGAATATTTTCTGCGCTCGGAACAGATTCCGACCAGGGTGCGCCTTGCGGTCGGCGAGGAATGGCGCGGCGGCGGCGACGGCCCGAAGCACCGCTGGCGCGCCGGCGGCATTTTGCTGCAATTTTTGCCGAAGGCGCCGGAGCGCGCGCGGCAGGCCGATCTGCATCCCGGCAACGCGCCGGAAGGCGCGGCCACGCATGAGGTCAAGGAAGATGACGCCTGGGTCGAGGGCCAGTCGCTGATCGCAACCGTCGAGGACGTCGAGCTGATCGATCCCGATCTGTCGGGCGAGCGCTTGCTGTATCGCCTGTTCCACGAACGCGGCGTCCGCGTCTTCGCGCCTCTTCCGTTACGCGCGCAATGCTCCTGCTCGCGCGACGCGGTGTCGTCGATGCTGAAAAGTTTTGCCCCACAGGACCGCGCCGACATGGTCAAGGACGGCAAGGTGGTGGTGACCTGCGAGTTCTGCAGTTCGGTGTATCAGTTCACGCCGCATGAGGCGGGGGTGGAGTAG
- the pstA gene encoding phosphate ABC transporter permease PstA, producing MNPIYASRRRYDIVIRALCVGAALFGVTWLALILFTLLYNGLAGINLAVFTQDTPPPGSTDGGLRNAITGSIIMTVIGVGVGAPLGLFAGTYLAEYGRNDRLTSVIRFINDILLSAPSIIIGLFVYGAVVVPMGGFSAFAGCLALAVIVIPVVVRTTEDMLVLVPNPLREAASALGLPRSLVIKRIAYRAARSGLITGVLLATARVAGETAPLLFTALSNQFFSLNLTKTMANLPVTINNFVQSPYAYWKQLAWSGALLITLTVLALNIGARILGAERTAK from the coding sequence ATGAACCCGATTTACGCCTCACGCCGCCGGTACGACATCGTCATCCGCGCGCTGTGCGTCGGCGCCGCCTTGTTCGGCGTGACGTGGCTGGCGCTGATATTGTTCACGCTGCTCTACAACGGCCTCGCCGGCATCAATCTCGCCGTGTTCACCCAGGATACGCCGCCGCCAGGATCGACCGACGGCGGCCTGCGCAACGCCATCACAGGCTCGATCATCATGACCGTGATCGGCGTCGGCGTCGGCGCGCCGCTGGGTCTTTTCGCCGGCACCTATCTCGCCGAATACGGCCGGAACGATCGCCTCACTTCAGTGATCCGCTTCATCAACGACATCCTGCTCAGCGCGCCGTCGATCATCATCGGGTTGTTCGTCTACGGCGCCGTCGTGGTGCCGATGGGCGGGTTTTCGGCCTTTGCCGGCTGCCTCGCGCTGGCCGTGATCGTGATCCCCGTCGTGGTGCGCACCACCGAGGACATGCTGGTGCTGGTGCCCAATCCGCTGCGCGAAGCGGCGTCCGCGCTCGGCCTGCCGCGCTCGCTCGTGATCAAGCGCATCGCCTATCGCGCCGCGCGGTCGGGCCTGATCACCGGTGTGCTGCTGGCGACCGCGCGCGTCGCCGGTGAAACCGCGCCGCTGTTGTTCACCGCGCTGTCCAACCAGTTCTTCAGCCTCAACCTGACCAAGACGATGGCGAACCTGCCGGTCACCATCAACAATTTCGTGCAAAGCCCCTACGCCTACTGGAAGCAGCTGGCCTGGAGCGGGGCCTTGCTCATCACCTTGACCGTGCTCGCGCTGAACATTGGCGCGCGCATCCTGGGCGCCGAGAGGACCGCAAAATGA